In Phragmites australis chromosome 17, lpPhrAust1.1, whole genome shotgun sequence, the following are encoded in one genomic region:
- the LOC133896859 gene encoding uncharacterized protein LOC133896859, which translates to MIPAEYQGHWAFTELFVFRHEGTLPIPCDVKVFEGILWLMQGRKKEAAMHDQAAMDVSLDYKPGDTQQIASAPVLNLVQQQSGPPQVAVQAVEGLKVEGAQTSQMSGQKFKLFCSRCSRRGHLVAECPMPLFCEICESKTHVTHKCPLLKATKPVAHSVGYGVKGLGFFHIPVPEKEMRKNKSEVAWALASVKGGSMSVPQVIAELERLVPVKWAWEVKEQGIDAFLIAFPNEVERHRMVEFGILTVKYPAGVQLQFDEWGADDEAKFQLPMIWVQVGGIPKELRTFPILWSVGTVLGATQKVDMVFTRNNDMARILIAVLDPSLIPDTLEVVFGSCLYSIYFMVEKGDSVTAGGRGVNGDGNDRMDDDEEDDLLDEDDVMEDRGPKRSKNASAKLSLPSKSLSAEEGEGASSGNKSTAAISLPLEQSGAGNLVLSSRLLSAQEEIVATAGNTIVTASSLPLEKSECSLFPASSALVPILEAAGCFDLNVSKDRKPGTLCFDEWVRNKVDAIMDIVVDANLKEIADRIVAEDADFGFGKTDMLPIGSDLGKGAGTEDAAAASLPLAATKDQFSSVSPGASTPSKRVSSNTPVRWSKRRASTVDEDSVERAARLVAIRNLEIPDTEETHRNDFVQTDLNHFCGDRDFGWHWSSPRGRSGGILMGVNLSLFEVIDIFEGEFHVKFHLKCKDDGFQWILMAVYGAAQPEYKELFLTELVHACSNLTLPIMVGGDFNIIRSPVEKSNDKYDDRWPFLFNAIIESLDLREIVLSGRQFTWANSLENPTYEKLDRILVSTEWEQKYPLCTVQALSRDISDHTPLLLDSRDASHRDVLDRKAEKILLSPEESDMLRCFKASLAQLLREEEIAWFQRSKTKQLFEGDRNSRYFQLIANGKYRKTRIFQIEHDGRTFTRQDEIKEHITSYYRDLFGPPVSNQFLMLENRKVDIPQISDIENDMLVEGFSEKEVKEAIYGMEHNKAPGPDGFPAEFYQVFWEVIKADLMALFDDFHEGDLPLFRLNFGIITLLPKVKDAAIIQQYRPICLLNVSFKIFTKVATNRIVEVSEKIIRPSQTTFLPGRNILEGVAILHETIHEMHRKKLSGVILKLDFEKAYDKVKWPFLQQTLRMKGFSPVWCSWIEQFVTGGSVAVKVNNDIGRYFQTKKGLRQGDPISPILFNIVVDMLAVLIGRAKDAGQIRGVVPHLIDDGLSILQYADDTVLFMEHDIDQAKNMKLLLCAFEELSGLKINFHKSELFCYGDAKESVEEYSHLFGCEMGNYPFRYLGIPMHHRKLSNKDWRIIEDRFQKKLSSWKGKLLTIGGRLVLINSNLSSIVMYMLSFFEIPRGILKNLDYFRSRFFWQSTEHKKKYRLVKWGILCRPKDQGGLGIKNIDVQNKCLLSKWLFKLINEDGMWQQLLRRKYLKNKTIGEVKWKPGDSHFWSGLMKVKDQFLRLGSFHLNNGFQIRFWEDTWVIFRGTHWIRQWSLLQEEEARQQMKWACRILETTIMEIFVKHGWMFTRRIGP; encoded by the exons atgatccccGCTGAGTACCAGGGCCACTGGGCGTTCACGGAGCTGTTCGTGTTCCGCCATGAGGGCACGCTCCCGATCCCCTGTGACGTCAAGGTCTTCGAGGGCATCCTCTGGCTCATGCAAGGCAGAAAGAAGGAGGCCGCAATGC ATGATCAGGCTGCTATGGATGTTTCCTTGGATTATAAACCAGGCGATACACAGCAGATAGCTTCAGCCCCGGTGCTGAATTTGGTGCAGCAACAATCAGGGCCTCCTCAGGTGGCTGTTCAGGCAGTTGAAGGCTTGAAGGTAGAAGGTGCCCAAACTTCACAGATGAGTGGACAAAAATTTAAGCTCTTTTGTTCCCGTTGTTCTCGCAGAGGTCACTTGGTGGCGGAGTGTCCAATGCCCCTTTTTTGTGAGATTTGTGAAAGCAAGACACATGTTACTCATAAGTGCCCACTGCTCAAAGCGACAAAGCCCGTAGCGCATTCGGTTGGATATGGTGTAAAAGGATTAGGTTTCTTTCACATCCCGGTACCTGAGAAGGAGATGCGTAAAAATAAATCTGAAGTGGCATGGGCTTTGGCTTCTGTGAAAGGAGGGAGCATGTCTGTGCCTCAGGTCATTGCGGAATTAGAACGGCTGGTACCCGTTAAATGGGCTTGGGAGGTGAAGGAACAGGGGATTGATGCTTTTCTGATAGCTTTTCCTAATGAAGTGGAGAGGCATAGAATGGTAGAGTTTGGGATCTTGACTGTCAAATACCCTGCAGGGGTGCAGCTTCAATTTGATGAATGGGGCGCAGATGATGAAGCAAAATTTCAGTTACCTATGATTTGGGTGCAGGTTGGAGGAATACCGAAGGAGTTGAGAACCTTCCCAATCTTATGGTCGGTGGGTACTGTCCTAGGTGCAACTCAGAAGGTGGATATGGTATTCACTAGGAATAATGATATGGCTCGCATTCTCATTGCTGTACTTGATCCATCTCTCATTCCGGATACCCTTGAAGTAGTCTTTGGAAGTTGTCTCTATTCCATTTATTTCATGGTGGAGAAGGGCGATAGTGTTACAGCAGGGGGACGTGGGGTGAATGGTGATGGCAATGACCGTATggacgatgatgaagaagacGATCTtctagatgaagatgatgtcatGGAGGACAGAGGCCCAAAGAGAAGCAAGAATGCTTCTGCAAAGTTGAGTTTGCCTTCTAAGTCGCTTTCGGCTGAGGAAGGCGAAGGAGCAAGTTCAGGTAATAAAAGCACAGCAGCTATTTCTCTTCCCTTGGAGCAATCTGGAGCCGGAAATTTGGTATTGTCCTCAAGGCTTCTTTCAGCTCAGGAAGAAATTGTTGCTACCGCAGGAAATACTATTGTTACTGCTAGTTCTCTTCCTTTGGAGAAATCCGAATGTTCTTTGTTTCCGGCCTCTAGTGCTTTGGTTCCAATCCTTGAAGCAGCTGGATGTTTTGATTTGAATGTCAGTAAAGATCGTAAACCAGGCACTCTTTGTTTTGATGAATGGGTTCGAAACAAAGTTGATGCTATAATGGATATTGTGGTGGATGCAAATTTGAAGGAGATAGCTGATCGGATTGTAGCAGAGGATGCTGATTTTGGCTTTGGTAAAACTGACATGTTGCCGATTGGTTCTGACTTGGGCAAGGGTGCGGGTACAGAGGACGCAGCGGCAGCATCACTGCCTTTGGCAGCGACAAAAGATCAATTCTCTTCGGTCTCGCCGGGTGCTTCTACACCTTCAAAGCGCGTCTCTTCAAATACTCCAGTTCGTTGGAGCAAGAGGAGGGCATCGACGGTGGATGAAGACTCGGTGGAACGGGCGGCAAGATTGGTGGCAATCCGCAACTTGGAGATACCGGACACGGAAG AAACACATAGGAATGACTTTGTGCAGACGGATCTTAATCATTTTTGTGGTGATAGAGATTTCGGTTGGCATTGGTCATCGCCCCGTGGAAGATCTGGTGGAATTCTAATGGGAGTAAATCTTTCCTTATTTGAGGTTATAGATATTTTTGAGGGAGAATTTCATGTTAAATTCCATCTCAAATGTAAAGATGATGGATTCCAATGGATTCTGATGGCTGTTTATGGAGCAGCCCAACCAGAATACAAAGAATTATTTTTAACGGAGCTAGTACATGCTTGTAGCAATTTAACTTTACCGATTATGGTTGGAGGTGATTTTAATATCATTAGAAGCCCTGTAGAGAAAAGCAATGATAAATATGATGATAGATGGCCGTTTTTGTTTAATGCCATTATTGAAAGTTTAGATTTAAGAGAAATCGTATTATCAGGGAGACAATTCACTTGGGCTAATTCTTTGGAGAATCCAACTTATGAGAAGCTTGATAGAATTTTAGTGAGCACAGAGTGGGAACAAAAATATCCTTTATGCACCGTTCAGGCGCTTTCTAGGGATATTTCAGACCACACTCCTTTGCTACTTGACTCAAGAGATGCTTCTCATCGCG ATGTTTTGGACAGGAAGGCGGAGAAAATTCTTTTATCTCCGGAAGAGTCTGATATGCTTCGTTGCTTTAAAGCAAGTTTAGCCCAGTTgttgagagaagaagagataGCTTGGTTCCAACGCTCTAAAACGAAGCAGCTTTTTGAGGGTGATAGAAATTCGAGGTATTTTCAGTTGATTGCTAACGGCAAGTATCGTAAGACTCGTATTTTTCAGATTGAACATGATGGTCGAACTTTTACCAGGCAAGATGAAATTAAGGAACATATCACTTCTTATTATAGAGATCTTTTTGGTCCACCTGTGAGTAATCAGTTTTTGATGTTGGAGAATCGCAAAGTGGACATACCTCAGATCTCTGATATAGAGAATGATATGCTTGTGGAAGGTTTTTCCGAAAAAGAAGTCAAAGAGGCGATTTACGGAATGGAACACAACAAAGCTCCAGGCCCAGATGGGTTTCCTGCGGAGTTCTATCAAGTGTTCTGGGAAGTAATCAAGGCTGATTTGATGGCCTTATTTGATGACTTTCATGAGGGTGATTTACCTCTTTTCCGACTTAATTTTGGAATAATTACTCTACTTCCCAAGGTCAAGGATGCGGCCATTATACAACAGTACAGACCAATCTGCCTTTTGAATGTTTCTTTCAAAATCTTCACTAAAGTGGCTACAAATAGAATAGTTGAAGTTTCAGAGAAAATTATAAGACCTTCTCAGACTACGTTTTTGCCAGGAAGGAATATTCTGGAAGGAGTAGCTATACTTCACGAAACCATTCATGAGATGCATAGGAAGAAGCTTAGTGGAGTGATTTTGAAACTAGATTTCGAGAAAGCGTATGATAAAGTTAAATGGCCTTTCCTGCAACAAACGTTACGTATGAAAGGTTTTTCTCCTGTTTGGTGTTCTTGGATTGAGCAGTTTGTAACAGGGGGGAGTGTTGCAGTCAAGGTCAATAACGATATTGGAAGATATTTTCAAACAAAGAAAGGGCTAAGGCAGGGGGACCCCATATCACCGATTCTCTTTAATATAGTAGTAGATATGCTGGCTGTTCTGATTGGTAGAGCCAAAGACGCAGGTCAAATAAGGGGAGTTGTGCCTCACTTAATTGACGATGGCCTCTCCATTttgcaatatgcagatgacactgTTCTTTTTATGGAACATGATATTGATCAAGCTAAGAATATGAAGCTTCTACTTTGTGCATTTGAAGAGCTTTCTGGCTTGAAAATCAATTTCCATAAAAGTGAGTTGTTCTGTTACGGGGATGCTAAAGAGTCTGTGGAGGAATATTCGCATTTGTTTGGGTGTGAGATGGGGAATTACCCCTTTAGATATCTTGGCATCCCTATGCATCACAGGAAGTTAAGTAATAAAGATTGGCGGATAATAGAGGATAGATTTCAGAAGAAATTGAGTAGTTGGAAAGGTAAACTTCTGACTATTGGAGGTCGCTTAGTTCTGATTAACTCAAATTTGAGTAGcattgtgatgtatatgttgtcCTTTTTTGAGATCCCTCGCGGAATTCTTAAGAATTTGGATTACTTTAGATCACGCTTCTTTTGGCAAAGCACTGAACATAAGAAAAAGTACCGCCTGGTGAAATGGGGCATCTTATGTAGACCTAAAGACCAGGGTGGCTTGGGTATAAAGAATATTGATGTTCAGAATAAATGCTTGCTTAGCAAATGGCTCTTCAAGCTGATAAATGAAGATGGGATGTGGCAACAATTGttgagaagaaaatatttaaagaataaAACGATAGGTGAGGTGAAATGGAAACCTGGCGATTCTCACTTTTGGTCGGGCCTTATGAAGGTCAAAGATCAATTCTTGAGATTGGGATCGTTTCATCTAAATAATGGTTTTCAAATCAGATTCTGGGAAGATACTTG GGTAATCTTCAGGGGAACACACTGGATCAGACAGTGGTCCTTGCTTCAAGAGGAGGAAGCAAGACAACAAATGAAGTGGGCGTGCCGAATCCTGGAGACCACGATAATGGAGATCTTCGTCAAGCATGGGTGGATGTTTACTAGGAGGATTGGTCCGTGA